A single window of Colletes latitarsis isolate SP2378_abdomen chromosome 4, iyColLati1, whole genome shotgun sequence DNA harbors:
- the Dhpd gene encoding guanine deaminase, producing MSVTPKIKMFIGSFVHTNEHGKLITVDHGAIYVKEGKIINIIINPKSIDTKDENVTVLSNSQFLVPGFIDCHIHAVQLPNLGVGYDKKLLEWLETYTFPLERKYTDDKFAERVFDAVVKQTITLGTTTACYFASLYAKASVILGQKAADIGQRAFIGKISMNVERSDKYYETTEESIINVNKFVKDIIELNNPLIKPIITPRFALSCDMPLMRELGKLAKEKDLHIQSHISENLDEIEAVKHKFPECSSYADVYDTTGLLTSKTVMAHGVHLTDNEIALLKKRSVAVVHCPSSNTCLKSGLCDIQKLRSKGIKVGLGTDVAGGQSCSILDAMKSALEVSTHLSLLKDNYEPLNYKDVFHMATLGGAMALAMDNEIGNFVVGKEFDALIIDTNVSIGHLDDLQDYTLEEKLQKFIYSGNDRNILEVYISGCKVK from the exons ATGTCTGTAACACCGAAAATCAAGATGTTTATCGGTTCGTTCGTTCATACTAACGAACATGGAAAATTAATTACCGTTGATCATGGTGCGATATACGTTAAAGAAGGGAAG ATTatcaatataataataaatccaAAATCAATTGACACAAAAGATGAAAATGTGACTGTTCTCAGTAATAGTCAATTTTTagtaccaggatttattgactgtcatATTCATGCTGTTCAACTTCCTAATTTAGGAGTTGGGTATGATAAAAAACTTTTAGAATGGTTGGAAACTTATACTTTTCCTTTGGAGAGGAAATATACAGATGATAAATTTGCTGAACGAGTATTTGATGCTGTTGTA aaaCAAACTATTACACTTGGTACAACAACAGCATGTTATTTTGCATCCCTTTACGCGAAAGCATCTGTAATACTTGGGCAAAAAGCTGCAGACATAGGTCAACGGGCTTTTATTGGAAAAATAAGTATGAATGTTGAACGTAGTGACAAATACTATGAAACCACAGAAGAATCAataataaatgtaaataaattcgTAAAAGATATTATTGAATTAAAT AATCCTCTCATAAAACCAATTATAACACCAAGATTTGCCTTAAGTTGTGATATGCCATTGATGAGAGAATTAGGAAAATTAGCAAAAGAGAAAGATCTTCATATACAG AGCCACATATCCGAAAATCTAGATGAAATAGAAGCTGTAAAACATAAATTTCCTGAATGCTCTTCGTATGCAGATGTTTATGATACAACTGGACTTCTTACAAGTAAA aCAGTGATGGCTCATGGAGTACATCTCACAGACAATGAAATTGCGCTATTAAAGAAACGTAGTGTAGCGGTTGTTCATTGTCCTTCATCAAATACATGTTTAAAAAGTGGTCTTTGTGACATTCAAAAGCTGAGATCTAAAGGAATAAAAGTTGGTCTTGGcactg ACGTTGCAGGAGGACAAAGCTGTAGCATTTTAGATGCAATGAAATCAGCTTTAGAAGTATCAACTCACTTGTCTTTACTTAAAGATAATTATGAACCACTTAATTACAAAGACGTATTTCATATGGCTACTTTAGGAGGTGCAATGG cTCTGGCAATGGATAATGAGATAGGAAATTTTGTAGTAGGTAAAGAATTTGATGCTCTTATTATAGATACAAACGTAAGTATCGGACATTTAGATGATTTACAAGATTATACTTTAGAAGAAAAACTTCAAAAATTCATATATTCTGGAAATGATCGGAATATACTTGAAGTGTATATAAGTGGATGTAAagtcaaataa
- the LOC143340850 gene encoding low molecular weight phosphotyrosine protein phosphatase, which produces MAQKKNVLMICLGNICRSPIAEAVFINEINKLNISDLWEVDSAALIGYHTGKSPDHRAMSTLREKGITNYSHKARPITKDDFTKFDWIFGMDNSNIQELNNMKPHNSTAKIELLGSYDPQGEVIIRDPYYDSNSAGFHKAYEQCVRSVKAFLEKHKDNKL; this is translated from the exons ATGGCACAGAAGAAGAATGTACTTATGATTTGTTTAG GCAATATTTGTCGTTCGCCTATAGCAGAGGCCGTGTTtattaatgaaataaataaGTTAAATATAAGTGATTTGTGGGAGGTAGACAGTGCAGCTCTTATAGGATATCATACGGGTAAAAGCCCAGATCATAGAGCTATGTCCACACTAAGGGAAAAGGGCATTACAAATTATTCCCACAAAGCAAGGCCT ATTACCAAAGATGACTTTACCAAATTTGATTGGATATTTGGAATGGATAATAGTAACATTCAAGAGCTAAATAATATGAAACCTCATAATTCTACTGCCAAGATTGAGCTTCTTGGAAGTTATGATCCACAAGGAGAAGTTATAATTAGAGATCCTTATTAT GATAGCAACAGTGCTGGATTTCATAAAGCATATGAACAATGTGTACGAAGTGTAAAGGCTTTTTTGGAGAAACATAAGG ATAACAAATTATGA
- the LOC143340847 gene encoding uncharacterized protein LOC143340847: MSAKREQKSESLRKSDNMVDTHREFLDMDTDEEDFGRQESPEIEEELPPEPEKPVFTEGELDTLVQYVKDLTIFPPVDNKNWNEKCDETIREYFENPTHIVLSIFHEENKLTAILNVPNYAPKGFVYFLRSPWQIYTPANFVNAVLFGSISENIKNSVLKFLENIYAPVILRSNDCTSFIQTHVLSNLHEFIICLTEEVYKPMGLTSLYVPKESIFKVFPESSDKIDCFLLGEDIKAILSEEDERKIKLVDRLERVVWSWIRQIHGEKRVASSRTKIESIHDEVNYWNARHSNLSYLNAQLLNSEVRLIIDTLRNLRSLSVNKFEKLAKHIQIGLKETSSNLMYLSILLDLCKHLNILEDPENSITEALLLILFIWAESPFYNTKNNIEILCRAFSSQIIHQCKNYINIDIALGSNPEEGMKTLKKCIFCCDIYKIIYDNLITNVVSYINSDKKWNINRAEVFNKIDTFKQRCYDVFEICEALVIFGRSNKIGIFGSTRGIEYEAYWREIENLFYEILNEIIVVRDIIFDITKSNWLKKFRRFKYTILQLENMVINLIEDIFKRVKNIEEGIEAIYTLQKFKKRNNLSEILQNKWIQIWTIFNNEIEYCYTNAINTSKICDRSIQKTDVDMNMLCISQYLKTQYNIMINAMDWIGECATEQCTLQQYKHVLHVIDERRKMFNTYSTHGM; the protein is encoded by the exons aTGAGTGCCAAAAGAGAACAAAAGTCAGAAAGCTTGAGGAAATCGGATAACATGGTAGATACTCATCGGGAATTTTTGGATATGGATACCGACGAGGAAGATTTTGGGCGGCAAG AATCACCCGAAATCGAAGAAGAACTTCCTCCGGAACCCGAAAAACCGGTATTCACTGAGGGAGAGTTAGATACATTA gTGCAATATGTAAAAGATTTAACAATATTTCCTCCTGTCGATAATAAAAATTGGAACGAGAAATGCGATGAAACAATACGTGAATATTTTGAAAATCCAACACACATTGTGCTGAGCATATTTCACGAAGAAAATAAGTTAACTGCCATTTTGAATGTTCCAAATTATGCGCCCAAAGGATTCGTGTATTTTCTAAGATCACCATGGCAAATTTATACACCGGCAAATTTTGTTAACGCTGTTTTATTTGGAAGTATCAGcgagaatattaaaaattccgttttaaaatttttggaaaatatttacGCACCAGTTATACTTCGTAGTAACGACTGTACATCGT TCATACAAACCCATGTATTATCAAATCTTCATGAATTTATTATATGCCTAACAGAGGAGGTTTACAAACCAATGGGTTTAACTTCGTTGTACGTTCCAAAAGAGAGTATATTTAAAGTATTTCCTGAGTCATCGgacaaaattgactgtttcttactCGGAGAAGATATAAAAGCGATCCTTTCGGAGGAAGACGAGAGGAAAATTAAATTAGTCGATAGATTGGAAAGAgtagtttggtcttggattaggCAAATACATGGAGAAAAAAGAGTAGCATCGAGTAGAACGAAGATCGAAAGCATACACGACGAAGTCAATTATTGGAATGCGAGAC atTCAAACTTAAGTTATTTAAATGCTCAACTTCTTAACTCGGAAGTTCGATTGATAATAGACACACTTAGAAATTTACGTTCTCTCAGCGTAAACAAGTTCGAGAAATTAGCTAAGCATATTCAAATCGGATTAAAAGAAACGTCGTCGAATTTGATGTACTTGAGTATTTTACTCGATTTATGCAAACATTTGAACATTTTGGAAGACCCTGAAAATTCAATAACGGAAGCGTTACTTCTGATATTATTTATTTGGGCTGAATCTCCATTTTATAATACCAA GAATAATATAGAAATACTTTGTCGAGCGTTCAGCTCGCAAATAATACATCAgtgcaaaaattatattaacattGATATAGCATTAGGTAGTAATCCAGAAGAGGGAATGAAAACACTGAAAAAATGTATATTCTGTTgtgatatttataaaataatttatgatAAT CTAATAACAAACGTTGTTTCATATATTAATTCTGATAAAAAATGGAACATAAACAGGGCAGAAGTTTTCAATAAAATTGATACTTTTAAACAAAGATGTTACGATGTCTTTGAAATCTGTGAGGCTTTAGTCATATTCGGAAG GTCTAATAAAATAGGAATATTTGGAAGTACTAGAGGAATCGAGTACGAAGCATATTGGcgggaaattgaaaatttattttacgaaattttGAATGAAATTATAGTCGTTCGCGATATTATATTCGACATTACAAAATCGAATTGGCTAAAAAAGTTTAGACGGTTTAAATATACAATTCTACAATTAGAAAACATGGTAATAAATTTAATCGAGGACATATTTAAACGTGTTAAGAATATAGAAGAAGGTATCGAAGCAATTTATACtttacaaaaatttaaaaaaaggaaCAATTTGTCGGAAATATTGCAGAACAAGTGGATACAG aTATGGACAATTTTCAACAACGAAATAGAATATTGTTATACAAACGCGATTAATACGTCAAAAATATGCGATCGATCGATACAAAAGACAGACGTCGACATGAATATGTTATGCATTTCACAGTATTTAAAAACTCAGTATAATATAATGATAAATGCAATGGATTGGATAGGAGAGTGTGCTACTGAACA ATGTACCTTGCAACAATATAAACATGTGTTACATGTAATTGACGAGAGAAGAAAGATGTTTAATACTTATAGTACACATGGAATGTAG
- the LOC143341348 gene encoding low molecular weight phosphotyrosine protein phosphatase gives MSQKKKVLMVCLGNSCRSPIAEAVFCNQLEKMSLCNFWEVDSAALLQYHVGKNPEPRAMATLKQNGITHYTHTARQITKEDFYKFDWIFGMDTGIVYDLYQMQPENNQAKIELLGKYDPNGELNIRDPLFDSDSSGFEKAFEQATRSIKAFLEQRTVLLTAIMSMESK, from the exons ATGTCTCAAAAGAAGAAAGTATTAATGGTATGTTTAG GAAATAGTTGTCGTTCTCCAATAGCAGAAGCAGTATTTTGCAATCAACTAGAAAAAATGAGTCTTTGTAACTTTTGGGAAGTAGATAGTGCTGCACTTTTGCAATATCATGTAGGTAAAAATCCAGAACCTAGAGCTATGGCCACGCTTAAACAAAATGGCATCACACATTATACTCACACAGCAAGACAG ATTACAAAAGAAGATTTCTATAAATTTGATTGGATATTTGGAATGGATACTGGTATAGTTTATGATTTATATCAAATGCAACCAGAAAACAATCAAGCAAAAATTGAACTTCTTGGAAAATATGATCCAAACGGAGAATTAAATATACGAGACCcattattt GATAGCGACAGTAGCGGGTTTGAAAAGGCGTTTGAACAAGCTACCAGAAGTATAAAAGCATTCCTAGAGCAACGTACAG TTTTACTTACAGCTATTATGAGTATGGAATCAAAGTGA
- the Sturkopf gene encoding lipid droplet associated hydrolase sturkopf has product MQRAMLNWNGVPTHVITEGHWVEEGLSQYGKKDIVIIITGNPGIPEFYEGFIKTLRTRLSIETLIWVVGHAGHVQPPNNLLTTMPNDSTWNEHYSLMAQLEHKKEFIKKYVPEDAKLHLIGHSIGCWIILNMLKDVSISRRVVKCYLLFPTIEHIAETRNGWFFTRVVSRIASFLIFLSWILSCLPHFLQIFLISIYSLLNGIPAKYNKAIQQLLNPRSLKNVIKMADEEMEIVKERDDDLLSKHADKLWFYYGNCDGWAPVRHYENMKFVHPNMNAELCKHGYHHCFVLQYDKEMGQIVGDLINESIS; this is encoded by the exons ATGCAACGTGCAATGCTAAATTGGAATGGTGTTCCTACCCATGTAATTACAGAAGGACATTGGGTAGAGGAAGGTCTTTCACAGTATGGTAAAAAGGATATTGTGATTATTATTACGGGTAATCCTGGCATTCCAGAATTTTATGAGGGATTTATAAAAACTTTACGAACAAGACTTTCCATTGAAACACTTATTTGGGTAGTTGGACACGCAGGACATGTACAACCACCAAATAATTTGTTGACTACCATGCCAAATGATTCAACCTGGAATGAACATTACAGTTTGATGGCACAATTGGAACATAAG aaagagtttataaaAAAGTATGTACCTGAAGATGCAAAGTTACATCTTATTGGCCATTCAATAGGATGTTGGATAATTCTAAACATGTTAAAAGATGTATCCATTTCCAGAAGAGTAGTAAAATGTTACTTGCTGTTTCCAACTATAGAGCATATAGCTGAAACTCGTAATGGGTGGTTTTTCACTAGAGTA GTATCACGTATTGCAAGTTTCTTAATCTTTCTTTCTTGGATACTCTCATGTCTGCCACACTTTTTGCAAATTTTTCTAATTAGCATTTATTCATTGTTGAATGGCATTCCTGCAAAGTATAATAAAGCAATACAACAGTTATTAAACCCTCGTAGTTTGAAAAATGTAATCAAAATGGCAGATGAAGAAATGGAAATTGTAAAAGAGCGGGACGATGATTTACTTTCAAAACATGCTGATAAACTATGGTTTTATTATGGTAATTGCGATGGTTGGGCTCCAGTAAGACATTATGAAAATATGAAGTTTGTACACCCCAATATGAATGCAGAACTCTGTAAGCACGGCTATCATCATTGTTTTGTTTTACAATATGATAAAGAAATGGGTCAAATTGTTGGAGATTTAATTAATGAAAGTATATCATAA